A window of the Saccharomyces eubayanus strain FM1318 chromosome II, whole genome shotgun sequence genome harbors these coding sequences:
- the SEC20 gene encoding Sec20p has translation MTFLENLAVLQNALLDHLQKLSTISRKKAFGEGKLYYKGGIALDDGNDGEEEEEEVEFGALLGTIASKLLDFESILRCSIVEMTYTYPGLKLQWEKSSRYDQCDKLNIVKLDKQMVAELYAQLMEELDSVLQFIDWFYCYRLKVKEILRQHHRRDLAWNDEERDQAIRSHAVDYEKMHQGSDREASSLTTPASMSMENASTKDKLLSKTKLLTNNLVRGNQILQSGILQSDLNLDELRAQTHSLMQVDDKYTQFETVFKKTADLVKVLENASHQEKRDVYLSLGFLVCCVSWVLWRRIFKLPVKVGLWLLFKFFKGILMTLGLVKGYTASSSSPQVPSLVLNAPFLATTSSTSTLVEPSASEPVVSNIQRAVDEAMDRIISHDEL, from the coding sequence AGCACGATCTCCCGCAAAAAGGCATTCGGAGAAGGTAAACTATATTACAAGGGCGGTATTGCGCTTGATGACGGCAATGAcggtgaagaagaagaagaagaagttgagTTTGGCGCTTTGCTGGGCACAATAGCGAGCAAACTACTTGATTTCGAGTCGATACTGAGATGCAGTATTGTTGAGATGACGTACACATATCCAGGATTGAAACTTCAGTGGGAGAAAAGTTCCAGATACGACCAATGCGATAAATTGAACATTGTGAAGCTAGACAAACAGATGGTTGCGGAATTGTATGCCCAGTTGATGGAAGAGCTCGATTCTGTATTACAATTCATYGATTGGTTTTACTGCTACCGCCTTAAGGTCAAAGAGATCCTACGACAACACCATAGACGCGACCTTGCCTGGAATGACGAGGAAAGGGACCAGGCCATAAGGTCACATGCTGTGGATTACGAGAAGATGCATCAGGGGAGCGACCGCGAAGCGTCGTCGTTGACAACTCCAGCGTCCATGTCAATGGAAAATGCAAGCACGAAGGATAAACTCTTGAGCAAGACAAAATTACTGACCAACAACCTCGTGAGAGGCAATCAAATTCTACAGTCGGGTATTTTACAAAGCGACCTAAACCTGGACGAGCTGAGAGCCCAAACGCACTCACTGATGCAAGTCGACGACAAGTACACCCAGTTTGAAACCGTTTTCAAGAAAACGGCAGACTTGGTCAAAGTCTTGGAAAATGCCTCCCACCAGGAGAAGCGAGACGTATACCTGTCACTCGGCTTTCTCGTGTGCTGCGTCTCCTGGGTTCTCTGGCGTCGTATTTTCAAGCTGCCCGTGAAAGTCGGCCTATGGCTGCTgttcaagtttttcaagGGTATACTGATGACCTTAGGCCTAGTGAAGGGCTACACGGCCTCCTCTTCGTCACCGCAGGTCCCCAGTCTCGTACTGAACGCGCCATTTCTTGCCACTACGTCTTCCACGTCCACGCTTGTGGAACCATCAGCGTCTGAACCAGTTGTCAGCAACATCCAACGAGCTGTCGATGAAGCCATGGATAGAATTATCTCCCACGACGAGCTGTGA
- the PUF6 gene encoding Puf6p, which translates to MAPVTKKTNGKRSARGVSQSDKKSTKKPRISIDSSDEELELAKNEDAELSSSDEDDLDDLDKGKPEGEKKEEDKEADDLDISDDDEDEDEEKEGKSKSEGGEGGNHTEQRKLLKERKMQRRSGTQVQQIKSVWERLRVKTPPLPKQIREKLSNEIWELSKDCISDLVLKHDASRIVQTLVKYSSKERREQIVDSLKGKFYVLATSAYGKYLLVKLLHYGSRTSRQAIINELHGSLRKLMRHREGAYVVEDLFVLYATHEQKQQMIKEFWGSEYAVFRETHKDLTIQKVCESSVEKRNIIARNLIGTITASVDKGSTGFQILHAAMREYVKIANEKEISEMIELLHEQFAELVHTPEGSDVACTLMAKANAKERKLILKTLKNHGEKLIKNEHGNIVFITILNCVDDTVLVFKSFSPTVKDHLQEFIIDKFGRRPWLYILLGLDGKYFSPIVKNELLRYIELSEATSKKDPLQRRHELLSKFAPMFLSTISKNYAEILTENLGCQFVAEVLINDELYAQLNEKDQQKYQTVLDNILTTFKGDITEETHPIHRAFSTRLLKALIQGGKWNNKERKVEPLKNVQGLGVPFAYKLYDEIIDSSNLLEWINNADSSFTIVALYETLKDQKEGKQFLKDLKEVQSKITSDENNKGSHLLVKLLK; encoded by the coding sequence ATGGCACCAGTAACTAAGAAAACAAACGGAAAACGTTCCGCTAGAGGAGTCAGTCAATCAGATAAAAAATCGACCAAAAAGCCTAGAATTTCTATCGATTCCTCcgatgaagaattggaacTAGCCAAAAACGAAGATGCTGAACTATCTTCatcagatgaagatgaccTAGATGATCTGGACAAGGGTAAACCAGAAGGAGAGAAAAAGGAGGAAGACAAAGAGGCCGATGACCTAGATATCtccgatgatgatgaagatgaagatgaagaaaaggaagggAAAAGTAAAAGTGAAGGAGGTGAAGGTGGTAACCATACtgaacaaagaaaactgctaaaggaaagaaaaatgcaaagaagATCTGGTACTCAAGTGCAACAAATTAAATCTGTCTGGGAAAGATTGCGTGTGAAAACTCCACCTTTACCAAAGCAAATTCGTGAGAAATTGTCCAACGAAATCTGGGAATTATCCAAGGACTGTATCAGTGATCTTGTCCTAAAGCATGATGCTTCTCGTATTGTTCAAACCTTAGTCAAatattcttccaaagaacGTCGTGAGCAAATCGTTGATTCTCTAAAGGGTAAGTTCTATGTTCTAGCCACATCTGCATACGGTAAATACTTATTGGTCAAATTACTACATTACGGTTCCAGAACCTCAAGACAAGCCATCATAAACGAGTTGCATGGTTCACTAAGAAAATTAATGAGACATCGTGAAGGTGCCTATGTTGTGGAAGATTTATTCGTTCTTTATGCCACACACGaacagaaacaacaaatgATCAAAGAGTTCTGGGGCTCTGAATATGCTGTTTTCAGAGAAACTCACAAAGACTTGACCATTCAGAAAGTTTGTGAAAGTAGtgttgaaaagagaaatatcATTGCTAGAAACTTGATAGGTACTATTACCGCTTCAGTTGACAAAGGTTCTACTGGTTTCCAAATTCTACATGCCGCTATGAGAGAATACGTGAAAATCGCtaacgaaaaagaaatttctgAAATGATTGAACTACTTCATGAACAGTTTGCTGAATTGGTCCATACCCCAGAAGGTTCTGATGTTGCCTGTACTTTGATGGCTAAAGCTAATGCcaaggaaagaaaattgattttaaagactttgaaaaaccaTGGTGAAAAACTGATTAAAAACGAACATGGtaatattgttttcattacAATTTTAAATTGTGTCGACGATACTGTTTTAGTATTCAAGAGCTTCAGTCCTACTGTTAAGGATCACTTACAGGAATTCATAATCGACAAATTCGGTAGAAGACCATGGTTGTACATACTGTTAGGTTTGGACGGTAAATATTTCTCCCCTATTGTTAAGAATGAATTATTAAGATACATTGAATTATCCGAAGCCACTTCTAAGAAAGATCCTTTACAAAGAAGACACGAACTTTTATCCAAGTTCGCCCCCATGTTTTTGAGTACCATATCAAAGAACTATGCTGAGATTTTAACAGAGAACCTGGGCTGTCAATTTGTTGCAGAAGTTTTGATTAACGATGAGTTATACGCACAATTGAATGAAAAGGACCAACAAAAATACCAAACTGTTTTAGACAACATCTTAACTACCTTTAAGGGTGACATAACTGAAGAAACACACCCAATACATAGAGCTTTCTCTACTAGATTATTGAAGGCTTTAATTCAAGGCGGTAAATGGAATAACAAGGAAAGAAAGGTTGAACCTTTGAAGAATGTTCAAGGCTTAGGTGTTCCATTCGCCTACAAATTATATGATGAAATCATCGATTCCTCCAACTTGTTGGAATGGATTAACAACGCTGATAGCTCATTTACAATTGTTGCCCTATACgaaactttgaaagatcaaaaggaaggaaaacaatttttgaaggaCTTGAAAGAGGTTCAAAGTAAAATAACCTCtgatgaaaacaacaaaggCTCTCATCTTTTGGTTaaacttttgaaatag
- the ITR1 gene encoding myo-inositol transporter ITR1, giving the protein MGIHIPYITSKASPSNDSDGDSVVLSNDHESPMKSVKLTSETHEIQRAPASDEEDRIQIKPVNDEDDTSVMITFNQSISPFIIILTFVASISGFLFGYDTGYISSALISIGTDLDNKVLTYGEKEIITAATSLGALITSIFAGTAADIYGRKRCLMGSNLMFVIGAVVQVSAHTFWQMAIGRLVMGFGVGIGSLISPLFISEIAPKMIRGRLTVINSLWLTGGQLVAYGCGAGLNYVNNGWRILVGLSLVPTAVQFTCLCFLPDTPRYYVMKGDLKKASEVLRRSYTDTSEEIIDRKVEELVKLNHSIPGKNVPERVWNTIKELHTVPSNLRALVIGCGLQAIQQFTGWNSLMYFSGTIFETVGFKNSSAVSIIVSGTNFIFTLVAFFCIDKIGRRTILLIGLPGMTMALVVCAIAFHYLGISFDGTSAVVASGFSSWGIVIIIFIIVFAAFYALGIGTVPWQQSELFPQNVRGVGTSYATATNWAGSLVIASTFLTMLQNITPAGTFAFFAGLSCLSVVFCYFCYPELSGLELEEVQTILKDGFNIKASKALAKKRKQQVVRVQQLKYEPTEEVIEDI; this is encoded by the coding sequence ATGGGAATCCATATACCGTATATCACGTCCAAGGCATCGCCGTCGAATGACAGTGATGGCGACAGTGTGGTGCTCAGCAACGACCACGAATCGCCTATGAAGTCAGTTAAACTGACGTCCGAGACGCATGAAATACAAAGAGCGCCCGCTAGCGACGAGGAAGACCGGATCCAGATCAAGCCTGTGAATGACGAGGACGATACCTCAGTCATGATTACGTTCAACCAGTCCATTTCACCCTTTATTATCATACTGACATTTGTCGCGTCCATATCCGGATTTCTGTTCGGTTACGACACAGGTTATATATCCAGTGCTCTTATCTCGATCGGCACCGATTTGGACAACAAGGTGCTGACTTATGGTGAGAAAGAAATTATCACCGCGGCAACATCTTTGGGGGCTCTAATAACGAGTATTTTTGCCGGTACTGCGGCTGACATATATGGTAGAAAGCGCTGTCTGATGGGTTCTAATCTTATGTTTGTCATCGGGGCGGTCGTACAAGTCTCTGCACACACTTTTTGGCAGATGGCCATTGGTAGACTTGTCATGGGGTTCGGTGTTGGTATCGGCTCCTTGATCTCGCCGCTTTTCATCAGTGAAATCGCTCCCAAGATGATCAGGGGGAGACTGACCGTTATCAACTCTTTGTGGTTAACCGGTGGTCAACTGGTCGCTTATGGTTGCGGTGCTGGCTTGAACTACGTCAACAACGGTTGGAGAATACTTGTCGGGTTGTCTCTGGTTCCTACTGCCGTGCAGTTTACATGCCTGTGCTTTTTGCCAGACACCCCAAGATACTACGTCATGAAGGGCGATTTGAAGAAAGCCTCTGAGGTCTTACGGAGAAGTTACACCGATACTTCGGAAGAAATCATTGATCGGAAAGTGGAGGAGCTCGTCAAATTGAACCATTCCATTCCTGGTAAAAACGTTCCAGAAAGAGTTTGGAATACTATCAAGGAGTTGCACACAGTACCATCTAACCTTAGAGCCCTCGTCATTGGTTGTGGGCTGCAGGCAATCCAACAATTTACTGGTTGGAACTCGCTGATGTATTTCTCCGGtaccatttttgaaacGGTCGGTTTCAAAAACTCCTCCGCAGTTTCCATTATTGTTTCCGGTACTaacttcattttcactTTGGTTGCCTTTTTCTGCATCGATAAAATCGGCCGTAGAACCATTCTGCTAATCGGCCTGCCAGGCATGACGATGGCTTTGGTCGTATGCGCCATTGCATTCCATTACCTAGGTATCAGTTTCGATGGCACTAGCGCAGTTGTTGCCTCAGGATTTTCCTCCTGGGGTATTGTAAttattatcttcattattgTGTTTGCTGCATTCTATGCCCTTGGTATCGGTACTGTTCCATGGCAACAATCAGAATTGTTTCCTCAAAACGTTAGAGGCGTCGGGACTTCGTATGCGACCGCTACAAACTGGGCTGGTTCTCTAGTTATTGCGTCTACGTTTTTAACTATGTTACAGAACATTACTCCAGCAGGTACCTTTGCCTTTTTCGCCGGACTTTCATGCTTATCAGTAGTTTTCTGTTATTTCTGTTATCCAGAATTATCAGGCCTGGAACTAGAAGAAGTACAAACTATTCTGAAAGATGGGTTCAACATCAAAGCATCGAAGGCATTggccaagaagagaaaacaacaagTTGTCAGAGTTCAGCAATTGAAATATGAACCAACTGAAGAAGTTATAGAAGATATATAA